Proteins from a genomic interval of Arachis hypogaea cultivar Tifrunner chromosome 10, arahy.Tifrunner.gnm2.J5K5, whole genome shotgun sequence:
- the LOC112717654 gene encoding uncharacterized protein, which translates to MRRRVVGGFDGNLSLGFQGMGISLDALGLKDADLLTHQHGVIGLGDHFIKPDGIISLPISVGQVQGRRLAKAEFVVLRDSTAYNIILGRKMINDIEAIINTKLLIMKFVADDGSVGSIRGDLETAVACDNASLSLRKKSKEASGVFLANLDARVDDKPRPEPEGDLEKCRIGDTEDKFTIVNRNLPQELKEPLVEMIKANADLFAWTPADMPGIDPEVMSHHLAVKAEAHPVAQRRRKMSCERAEEVAKQTASLLEAGFIRELDYSTWLSNVVLVKKHNGKWRMCVDYSDLNRACPKDCFPLPNIDALVDAAAGYRVMPFGLKNAGATYQRLMSKIFGDLIGKTVEVYVDDILAKAAQPEDLLNDLRSVFGSLRRYGMRLNPMKCAFAMEAGKFLGFIITQRGVEANPEKCQAILQMKSPGCIKDVQRLAGRLTSLSRFPGASATKALPFFNLMKKGIAFEWTPACEEAFKHFKEIRAAPPVLGKPKNGEPLYLYLAITGEALAAVLVREEGRAQPIYFVSRALQGAELRYGKLEKLALALLTTSRRLKQYFQSHQIVVRTDQGIRQVLQKPDLAGRMMTWSIELSQYDIRYEPRQATKAQAMANFLVEVTGEPTEETGTRWRLHVDGASNQTFGGAGIILESPVRVVYEQPIKFEFPISNNQAEYEALIGGLTLAAEVGATRLEICSDSQVITSQVNGSYQAKDSLLQKYLEKVKDLSRKFEEVTIHHVPRERNTRADLLSKLASTKPGEGNRSLIQGMMKEPAITLHLSKLNPSWLDPITDFLEDGKLPGNEKDAKKLRREAARYAIIQGQLFRKGFNHPLLKCLHSDQTDYVLREIHEGCCGHHIGGKALARKLIRAGYYWPTMMADSKEFVRKGRATGKHILVQLQEIHVEAGHNVIRYPGNRYLGQRDTVHRQKIHRIPHWPGHKTEVLLGGTSTNKRTGRVRKQDHPARTQEAAGQQEGHLGRRARLEIGEPSPRLLLKGVEEAVEKDLIDEAREMAHLAETALKQRMALRYNAKALKRKFGENDLVLRRNDVGPTTPGEGKLTANWEGPY; encoded by the exons ATGCGGAGGCGCGTCGTAGGCGGTTTCGATGGGAATCTCTCTCTTGGCTTTCAGGGGATGGGGATCTCCCTCGACGCCCTGGGATTAAAGGATGCCGACCTATTGACTCATCAGCACGGGGTCATCGGAttgggcgaccacttcatcaagccagatGGAATAATATCCCTGCCGATCTCCGTGGGACAGGTCCAAGGTCGAAGATTGGCAAAGGCGGAATTCGTGGTTCTCCGAGATTCGACGGCCTACAACATCATTTTGGGGAGAAAGATGATTAACGATATTGAGGCAATAATCAACACAAAGCTACTAATCATGAAGTTTGTAGCTGACGACGGATCTGTAGGGTCCATAAGGGGAGACCTGGAGACGGCGGTCGCTTGCGACAACGCCAGCCTCTCCCTAAGAAAGAAATCCAAAGAAGCATCCGGGGTGTTCCTTGCCAACTTGGATGCCAGGGTGGACGACAAACCCAGACCAGAACCAGAGGGGGACTTGGAGAAGTGTAGGATCGGTGACACGGAAGACAAGTTCACCATTGTCAATAGAAATCTTCCGCAAGAACTAAAGGAACCCCTGGTAGAAATGATCAAGGCCAATGCCGACTTGTTTGCCTGGACTccggccgacatgccgggcatagaccccgaAGTCATGTCACATCACCTGGCCGTCAAAGCAGAAGCCCATCCGGTGGCTCAGAGGAGGAGAAAGATGTCGTGCGAAAGGGCGGAGGAGGTGGCCAagcagacggccagcctccttGAGGCCGGCTTCATACGGGAACTAGACTATTCGACCTGGCTCTCGAACGTAGTGCTAGTAAAGAAGCacaatggtaaatggagaatgtgcgtggactaCTCTGACCTCAACAGGGCATGCCCTAAAGACTGCTTCCCCCTTCCAAACATAGATGCACTCGTCGACGCGGCAGCGGGTtaccg GGTAATGCCATTCGGCCTAAAAAATGCAGGAGcaacataccaaaggctgatgagcaAAATATTTGGCGACCTCATAGGCAAGACGGTGGAGGTTTATGTAGATGACATACTCGCGAAAGCTGCGCAACCCGAGGACCTTCTGAATGACTTGAGAAGTGTGTTCGGATCTCTCCGACGATACGGCATGAGGCTCAATCCCATGAAGTGTGCCTTCGCCATGGAAGCTGGAAAATTCCTTGGATTCATTATAACCCAGAGGGGGGTAGAAGCCAACCCAgagaaatgccaagcgatactccagatgaagagcccAGGTTGTATCAAGGACGTCCAGAGGTTGGCAGGACGGCTGACCTCGTTATCCCGATTTCCCGGAGCATCGGCAACAAAGGCCCTGCCCTTCTTTAACCTCATGAAGAAAGGAATAGCGTTCGAATGGACGCCCGCATGTGAGGAAGCCTTTAAACACTTCAAAGAAATCCGGGCCGCACCCCCTGTTCTCGGAAAACCAAAGAACGGGGAGCCACTATACTTGTACCTCGCCATAACAGGGGAAGCCCTGGCCGCGGTTCTAGTACGAGAGGAAGGAAGAGCTCAACCGATCTATTTCGTGAGCAGGGCTCTACAAGGGGCAGAACTAAGGTATGGCAAGCTAGAAAAACTAGCTCTGGCACTCTTGACCACTTCGAGGAGGCTAAAACAGTACTTCCAAAGTCACCAGATAGTCGTAAGGACGGACCAAGGAATCCGGCAAGTACTCCAGAAACCGGATTTGGCCGGAAGGATGATGACGTGGTCCATTGAACTCTCCCAATACGACATACGGTACGAGCCCCGACAAGCAACCAAGGCGCAAGCGATGGCGAACTTCCTGGTAGAGGTGACGGGAGAACCAACCGAAgaaacgggcacacggtggaggctccatGTGGACGGGGCCTCTAACCAAACGTTCGGGGGCGCCGGGATCATCCTAGAGAGCCCGGTCAGGGTCGTGTACGAACAGCCGATTAAGTTCGAATTCCCCATttcaaacaaccaagcggaatatgaagcccTTATAGGAGGGCTAACCCTAGCGGCAGAAGTCGGGGCAACAAGGTTGGAGATATGTAGCGATTCACAAGTCATCACCTCCCAAGTGaacgggagctaccaagccaaggactcGCTGTTacaaaaatacttggaaaaagTCAAGGATTTGAGCCGAAAGTTTGAAGAAGTCACGATCCACCATGTTCCGAGAGAAAGGAATACACGAGCAGACCTCTTGTCGAAattagctagcaccaaaccaggagaaGGCAACCGATCTTTAATCCAAGGAATGATGAAGGAACCGGCAATCACCCTACACCTCTCGAAGCTAAACCCCTCGTGGTTGGACCCCATCACCGACTTCTTAGAAGACGGCAAACTTCCTGGCAACGAAAAGGATGCTAAGAAGCTGAGAAGGGAAGCAGCCAGATATGCCATCATCCAGGGTCAGTTGTTCAGGAAGGGATTCAACCATCCCCTGCTGAAATGTTTGCACTCCGACCAGACGGATTACGTCCTCAGGGAAATCCATGAAGGGTGCTGCGGCCACCACATAGgaggcaaagccctagcaagaaaACTAATCCGAGCCGGATACTATTGGCCAACGATGATGGCTGACTCCAAGGAATTTGTTAGGAA aggccgagCCACTGGCAAGCATATCCTCGTCCAATTGCAGgaaattcatgtggaggcaggtcaTAACGTGATTCGGTATCCCGGAAACCGTTATCTCGGACAACGGGACACAGTTCACCGACAAaaaattcacagaattcctcactGGCCTGGGCATAAAACAGAGGTTCTCCTCGGTGGAACATCCACAAACAAACGGACAGGTCGAGTCCGCAAACAAGATCATCCTGCTAGGACTCAAGAAGCGGCTGGACAACAAGAAGGGCACTTGGGCCGACGAGCTCGCCTCG AAATCGGGGAGCCGAGCCCACGACTACTCTTGAAGGGAGTAGAGGAAGCTGTTGAGAAGGACCTGATAGATGAAGCTAGGGAAATGGCCCACCTGGCTGAAACAGCGCTAAAGCAAAGAATGGCCTTGCGCTACAACGCCAAAGCACTCAAAAGAAAGTTCGGAGAAAACGACCTCGTCTTGAGGCGTAATGACGTCGGCCCGACTACCCCTGGAGAAGGCAAACTAACAGCaaactgggaaggaccatactGA